A single genomic interval of Zingiber officinale cultivar Zhangliang chromosome 4A, Zo_v1.1, whole genome shotgun sequence harbors:
- the LOC121972005 gene encoding UDP-glucuronate:xylan alpha-glucuronosyltransferase 1-like gives MRAAEGVVSASSPAEPRHRSAGNPSSDFANKRKPQRSSDYKQADKPLINVLQERIFVLKPCSIRLVLLTIICGTVLTILHCPVAYHNDHGLRTDSRSRFIDAGWIWDKGKLDPRYVSNSDVDWAQILKCIENSNMEHEKPKIGLLNFNISEINQWHQNLPYAGFSAIRLDYAPSNLTWDVLYPEWIDEEQESEVPSCPKLPVPEFSKAYRFDLIAVKLPCNKSSGSWSRDVARLHLQLAAAEIAASFLGSPNMVHVLFVSSCFPIPNLFGCKNLVKRDGNVWLYKPDLRSLKEKLQLPIGSCELALPLESRERPQSDTPHREAYATILHSANDYVCGAIAAARSIRLSGSKRDMVILIDETVSDHHRNGLAAAGWKIKTITRIRNPKAERDAYNEWNYSKFRLWQLTDYDKVIFIDADLLILRNIDFLFAMPEITATGNNATYFNSGVMVVEPSNCTYRLLMEHIDEIESYNGGDQGYLNEIFTRWHRIPRHMNFLKHFWIGDEPGIKAAKTRLFGADPPVLYVLHYLGLKPWLCFRDYDCNWNSEIMREFASDAAHATWWKMHEAMPEQLQSYCLLSTKQKARLEWDRREAEKANFSDGHWRRKIRDRRLKTCFEEFCYWESMLWHWGDPNWADENVTTVTPTAKLPALLLL, from the exons ATGAGAGCCGCCGAAGGAGTCGTCTCCGCCAGTAGCCCAGCCGAGCCCCGGCATCGGTCCGCCGGAAACCC ATCCAGTGATTTTGCTAACAAGAGAAAGCCCCAAAGGAGCAGTGACTATAAACAAGCTGACAAGCCATTGATCAATGTTTTACAAGAGAGAATTTTTGTGTTGAAGCCCTGTTCCATTCGACTCGTCTTGTTAACCATCATCTGCGGCACCGTGCTAACGATCCTCCACTGCCCGGTGGCTTACCATAATGACCATGGATTGCGAACCGATTCTAG GTCCAGGTTCATCGATGCCGGGTGGATTTGGGACAAAGGCAAATTGGATCCCCGTTATGTATCGAACTCAGATGTCGACTGGGCTCAGATTCTGAAATGTATCGAAAATTCGAATATGGAACACGAAAAACCGAAAATTGGCTTACTGAACTTCAACATCTCTGAGATCAATCAATGGCATCAGAACTTACCATATGCTGGATTCTCTGCCATTCGTCTCGATTACGCACCGAGCAATCTTACATGGGATGTTCTCTATCCGGAATGGATCGATGAGGAACAAGAATCTGAAGTCCCTTCCTGTCCCAAACTTCCTGTGCCTGAGTTCTCGAAAGCCTACCGCTTCGATCTCATAGCGGTCAAGCTTCCCTGCAATAAAAGCTCAGGAAGCTGGTCTAGAGATGTGGCTCGGCTGCACTTGCAGCTGGCTGCTGCTGAAATTGCTGCAAGTTTTCTGGGAAGTCCTAATATGGTCCATGTTCTTTTTGTATCGAGCTGTTTTCCGATACCGAATCTTTTCGGTTGCAAGAATCTTGTCAAGAGGGATGGAAATGTTTGGTTATACAAGCCGGATTTGCGATCGTTGAAGGAGAAACTACAGCTTCCTATCGGTTCTTGTGAGCTTGCCCTCCCTCTGGAATCAAGAG AGAGGCCGCAATCAGATACTCCTCACAGAGAAGCCTATGCCACCATTCTCCATTCGGCCAACGATTATGTCTGCGGTGCCATTGCGGCGGCCAGAAGCATTCGCTTGTCGGGATCGAAGAGAGACATGGTGATCCTCATCGACGAAACAGTCAGCGATCACCACAGAAATGGCCTTGCAGCTGCAGGATGGAAGATCAAGACGATCACAAGGATCAGGAATCCCAAGGCCGAGCGGGACGCTTACAACGAATGGAACTACAGCAAGTTCCGGCTCTGGCAGCTGACGGACTACGACAAAGTCATCTTCATCGACGCCGACCTGCTCATCCTCCGAAACATCGATTTCCTCTTCGCGATGCCGGAGATCACGGCGACGGGCAACAACGCCACCTACTTCAACTCGGGAGTGATGGTCGTGGAGCCTTCGAACTGCACGTACAGGCTGTTGATGGAGCACATCGACGAGATCGAATCCTACAACGGAGGCGATCAAGGGTACCTGAACGAGATCTTCACGCGGTGGCACCGCATTCCTAGGCACATGAACTTCCTGAAGCACTTCTGGATCGGCGACGAGCCGGGGATCAAAGCGGCCAAGACGCGTTTGTTCGGCGCCGACCCCCCTGTTCTGTACGTGCTGCACTACCTGGGGCTGAAGCCGTGGCTGTGCTTCAGGGACTACGACTGCAACTGGAACTCGGAGATAATGCGGGAGTTCGCGAGCGATGCGGCGCACGCGACGTGGTGGAAAATGCACGAGGCGATGCCGGAGCAGCTGCAGAGCTACTGCCTGCTGTCCACCAAGCAAAAGGCGAGATTGGAGTGGGATCGAAGGGAGGCGGAGAAGGCGAACTTCTCCGACGGACACTGGCGGCGGAAGATACGCGACCGGCGATTGAAGACGTGCTTCGAGGAATTCTGCTACTGGGAGAGCATGCTCTGGCATTGGGGCGATCCGAATTGGGCGGATGAGAACGTGACGACGGTTACTCCAACCGCCAAACTGCCCgccttattattattatga